The Salvelinus alpinus chromosome 35, SLU_Salpinus.1, whole genome shotgun sequence genome window below encodes:
- the LOC139564531 gene encoding thioredoxin-interacting protein-like encodes MVIITKKLKIFEIVFHDPTKAFYSSGDKVAGNIVVEVSEVTKVSSIRVFGIGCAKVEYAKGKHRCREDIEYLKYEDTVYLDQQTRDSNGFVTLRPGNRYEYMFGFELPHAGQLVSSYKGKFGCVQYYVRAVMERPSQPALQCEKHFEVEEPLDVNTPDLLAPAAGMKEKKLTCVFIPDGHVSISAKIDRKGFCEGEDICINAKFENTCSRIVVPKAAIMVKHTYQANGRTKVIGQKLSVVRGNHIISGMCDMWQGKTIRVPRLKPSLLGCDIIHVDYALRIYVHIPGSDKVVLELPLVIGNIPFNGFGSRTNSMSSQAESLNTPSSSFGSLRLPSQPPSYSNISRDCRIDSPLTPLLVDYDADEDEGLFMHAPELWYPPPPAYSEVDEDLKQQGPCSSGLLNHE; translated from the exons ATGGTAATCATTACAAAGAAATTGAAGATATTTGAGATCGTTTTCCATGATCCTACTAAGGCTTTCTACTCCAGTGGTGACAAGGTAGCCGGGAATATTGTGGTTGAGGTGTCCGAGGTGACCAAGGTATCCTCCATAAGAGTGTTTGGAATTGGATGCGCAAAAGTAGAGTACGCGAAAGGAAAGCACAGATGCCgtgaagacattgaatatctgaAATACGAAGATACCGTTTATCTGGACCAACAGACTAGAG ATTCCAATGGCTTTGTAACTCTCAGACCAGGGAACAGATATGAGTACATGTTTGGCTTTGAGCTGCCACATGCTGG GCAACTGGTGTCGTCTTACAAGGGGAAGTTTGGCTGTGTACAGTATTATGTCAGGGCCGTGATGGAGAGGCCTTCCCAGCCTGCCTTGCAGTGCGAGAAACACTTTGAGGTGGAGGAGCCCTTGGACGTCAACACCCCTGACCTCCTG GCTCCAGCTGCAGGTATGAAGGAGAAGAAGCTCACCTGCGTGTTCATCCCAGATGGACATGTGTCCATCAGTGCCAAGATTGACCGCAAGGGCTTCTGCGAGGGCGAGGACATCTGCATCAATGCCAAGTTTGAAAACACCTGCTCACGCATCGTGGTGCCCAAGGCAGCCATCATGGTCAAGCACACCTACCAGGCCAATGGCCGAACCAAGGTCATAGGGCAGAAGCTCTCAGTCGTGAGGGGCAACCATATCATCTCGGGCATGTGTGATATGTGGCAGGGCAAGACCATCCGAGTGCCCAGGCTCAAGCCTTCACTCCTGGGGTGCGACATCATTCATGTGGACTATGCCCTTAGG ATCTATGTCCACATTCCCGGCAGTGACAAGGTGGTCCTAGAGTTGCCCCTGGTCATCGGGAACATCCCCTTCAATGGCTTTGGCAGCCGCACCAACAGCATGAGCAGCCAGGCAGAGTCCCTGAACACCCCCTCCAGTAGCTTTGGGTCACTGCGCCTCCCGTCACAACCCCCCAGCTACAGCAACATCTCCCGCGACTGCCGTATCGACTCCCCCCTCACACCGCTGCTGGTGGACTACGACGCAGATGAGGATGAAGGACTGTTCATGCACGCCCCCGAGCTTTGGTACCCTCCTCCCCCTGCCTACTCCGAG GTCGACGAGGATCTCAAACAGCAAGGGCCATGTTCTTCAGGTCTGCTGAACCACGAGTAA